The following are from one region of the Cyanobium gracile PCC 6307 genome:
- a CDS encoding heavy metal translocating P-type ATPase, whose product MAKDPICGMVVPRATALTTQRGGRDYYFCSQTCLQTFQNPDRELRVMLRRVGFVIGGVLALALLRAGAFIALAAGVSLVSWAPVSFLPWMSWGKWLFVLATPVQFIGGWSFYTGAWAALKRRALNMDVLIALGTSVAYFYSVVVVFAPTWLPVGVSERDVYFEVSAVVIAFVLMGKYMEEIIKKRSSAAVRKLLDLQPATATVIREGVEMTVPADAIDTGETVLVRPGEKIPADGVVLDGISSVDESLLTGESLPVAKQAGAELIGGTLNGMGLLRFQASRVGSDTALAQIVRIVEEAQASTASVQRLADQVTGWFVPAVVLIAFAAFALWTLAGQFSSGLLAFIAVLVISCPCALGIATPAALMVGVGKGAEQGILIRSGEVLERAEKLTTVVFDKTGTLTLGKPVLTDLEPLASHSEQEVLQLAGSLEHGSEHPLAAAIAEAVAERHLELLPEEQFAAQVGEGITAKVGGDVVWFGNRSLASRFLPRLPEPVEGLLAQLEAQGKTAMLLGRADQILGVIGVADTVRPEAEQAVALLLRRGVRVIMLSGDNRTTAEAIAAQVGITEVIAEVRPADKAGTIKSLQLDGQNVAMVGDGVNDAPALATANIGIAIGSGSDVAKEAGDIILMGNDVRLVVTAIGLSRATMRKIRQNLFWAFFYNMIGIPIAAFGWLNPMIAGAAMALSSLSVIVNSSLLRRFRAA is encoded by the coding sequence ATGGCCAAGGATCCCATCTGCGGCATGGTGGTTCCCAGGGCCACAGCCCTCACCACCCAGCGCGGCGGCCGCGACTACTACTTCTGCAGCCAGACCTGCCTGCAGACCTTCCAGAATCCGGACCGCGAATTGCGCGTGATGCTCCGGCGGGTGGGCTTCGTGATCGGCGGGGTGCTGGCTCTGGCGCTGTTGCGGGCCGGGGCCTTCATCGCCCTGGCCGCTGGGGTGAGTCTGGTGTCCTGGGCTCCTGTGTCCTTCCTGCCCTGGATGAGCTGGGGGAAGTGGCTGTTCGTGCTTGCCACCCCCGTGCAGTTCATCGGTGGCTGGTCGTTCTATACCGGCGCCTGGGCTGCCCTGAAGCGCCGCGCCCTCAACATGGACGTGCTGATCGCCCTGGGCACCTCCGTCGCCTACTTCTACAGCGTGGTGGTGGTGTTCGCGCCGACCTGGCTGCCGGTCGGCGTCAGTGAACGGGACGTGTACTTCGAAGTCTCGGCGGTGGTGATCGCCTTCGTGCTGATGGGCAAGTACATGGAGGAGATCATCAAGAAACGCTCCTCAGCCGCCGTGAGGAAGCTGCTCGACCTCCAGCCCGCCACGGCCACGGTGATCCGCGAAGGGGTGGAGATGACCGTGCCCGCCGATGCCATCGACACAGGCGAGACGGTGCTGGTGCGGCCGGGCGAGAAGATCCCCGCCGATGGGGTGGTGCTGGATGGCATCTCCTCGGTGGACGAATCCTTGCTCACCGGTGAATCTCTCCCGGTGGCCAAACAGGCCGGCGCCGAACTGATCGGCGGCACTCTGAATGGAATGGGCCTGTTGCGCTTCCAGGCCAGCCGGGTGGGATCCGACACGGCGCTGGCCCAGATCGTGCGGATCGTGGAAGAGGCCCAGGCCAGCACCGCCAGCGTGCAACGCCTGGCCGATCAGGTAACCGGCTGGTTCGTGCCGGCCGTGGTGTTGATCGCCTTCGCGGCCTTCGCCCTCTGGACCCTGGCGGGCCAGTTCAGCAGTGGTCTGCTGGCCTTCATTGCCGTGCTGGTGATCTCCTGCCCCTGTGCCTTGGGCATCGCCACCCCCGCGGCCCTGATGGTGGGGGTGGGCAAGGGCGCCGAGCAGGGCATCCTGATCCGCAGCGGCGAGGTGCTGGAGCGGGCCGAGAAGCTCACCACCGTGGTCTTCGACAAGACCGGCACGCTCACCTTGGGCAAGCCGGTGCTCACCGATCTGGAGCCCCTGGCAAGCCATTCGGAGCAGGAAGTGCTTCAGCTCGCAGGTTCCCTGGAGCATGGCTCAGAACATCCCCTGGCGGCGGCGATTGCCGAGGCCGTTGCAGAGCGCCATCTGGAGCTGTTGCCGGAGGAGCAGTTTGCGGCCCAGGTGGGTGAGGGCATCACCGCCAAAGTGGGCGGGGACGTCGTCTGGTTCGGCAACCGTTCCCTGGCGAGCCGCTTCCTGCCTCGGCTTCCCGAGCCTGTGGAGGGGCTGCTTGCTCAGCTTGAGGCCCAGGGTAAAACGGCCATGCTGCTGGGGCGCGCCGATCAGATCCTTGGGGTGATCGGCGTTGCCGATACGGTCAGACCCGAGGCCGAGCAGGCCGTGGCCCTGCTGCTGCGCCGTGGCGTGCGGGTGATCATGCTCAGCGGCGACAACCGCACCACCGCAGAAGCGATTGCCGCCCAGGTGGGGATCACCGAGGTGATCGCCGAGGTGCGGCCAGCTGACAAGGCCGGAACGATCAAGTCCCTGCAGTTGGATGGGCAGAACGTGGCCATGGTGGGTGATGGCGTCAATGACGCCCCGGCCCTGGCCACCGCCAACATCGGCATCGCCATCGGCTCCGGTTCGGATGTGGCCAAGGAGGCCGGCGACATCATCTTGATGGGCAACGACGTCCGGCTGGTTGTGACCGCCATCGGCCTGTCGCGGGCCACCATGCGCAAAATCCGCCAGAACCTGTTCTGGGCGTTCTTCTACAACATGATCGGCATCCCGATTGCCGCCTTTGGTTGGCTCAATCCGATGATCGCCGGGGCGGCCATGGCCCTGAGTTCGCTCTCGGTGATCGTGAATTCCTCCTTGCTGCGTCGCTTCCGGGCCGCTTGA
- a CDS encoding heavy metal-responsive transcriptional regulator: MAAIGLTTGLKIGALAGRSGLPVKTLRYYEDLGLLPAIGRSEGGYRLFAEESLRRLEFIRRLKTLGLSLEEIQACLAVHDAGDLPCGDIEIQLGRQIERIDGQIKELRQLRKELKDLLAGWQSNPTKDSNVICPNLHV, from the coding sequence ATGGCAGCCATCGGCCTCACGACTGGGCTGAAGATCGGTGCGCTGGCCGGCCGCAGTGGCCTGCCGGTCAAGACCCTGCGCTACTACGAGGACCTGGGTCTGTTGCCGGCGATCGGCCGCAGCGAAGGTGGCTACCGCCTCTTTGCTGAGGAGAGCCTGCGCCGTCTGGAGTTCATCCGCCGCCTCAAGACCCTTGGGCTCAGCCTGGAGGAAATCCAGGCCTGCCTGGCGGTTCACGATGCCGGTGATCTGCCCTGCGGTGACATCGAGATCCAGCTGGGACGCCAGATCGAGCGGATCGATGGCCAGATCAAGGAACTGCGGCAACTCAGAAAGGAACTGAAGGACCTGCTGGCCGGCTGGCAGAGCAATCCCACCAAGGACAGCAACGTGATCTGCCCCAACCTGCATGTGTGA
- a CDS encoding DUF305 domain-containing protein has protein sequence MGTQSMDQHFIVMMIPHHDGAIAMADLALTRAKRPEIKELAKSIKSSQTSENTQMRTWYRQWFGGDVPAMTGGGAMGMGGMGAGMGMSGGMGPGMGMGCCSGMGMMGTSLAALKNSADFDRAFIEQMIPHHRMGVMMASMAQTSSQHPQLKVMQQAMVKAQSQEIEQMTQWYRSWYGTS, from the coding sequence ATGGGCACCCAGTCGATGGATCAGCACTTCATCGTGATGATGATTCCTCACCACGATGGGGCGATCGCCATGGCCGATCTTGCCCTCACCCGCGCAAAACGTCCCGAGATCAAAGAGCTGGCCAAGAGCATCAAATCCAGTCAGACGAGTGAAAACACACAGATGCGGACCTGGTACAGGCAGTGGTTCGGCGGCGACGTTCCCGCCATGACGGGTGGTGGAGCCATGGGCATGGGGGGGATGGGTGCTGGCATGGGAATGAGTGGTGGCATGGGTCCTGGCATGGGCATGGGCTGCTGCAGCGGAATGGGAATGATGGGCACCAGCCTGGCCGCCCTGAAGAACTCCGCCGACTTCGATCGGGCCTTCATCGAGCAGATGATTCCCCACCACCGCATGGGCGTGATGATGGCCTCGATGGCCCAGACCAGCAGCCAGCATCCGCAGCTCAAGGTGATGCAGCAGGCCATGGTCAAGGCCCAGAGCCAGGAGATCGAGCAGATGACGCAGTGGTATCGCAGCTGGTACGGAACGTCCTGA
- a CDS encoding CDGSH iron-sulfur domain-containing protein — protein sequence MAESAPPSSGPIPLELPAGVHQLCRCGRSRHGWICDGAHLGTGWVSRELRLDQASTVMVCGCGHSHRYPLCDGRHARPAGRRHWWTWWA from the coding sequence ATGGCTGAATCGGCTCCACCCTCTTCGGGTCCGATTCCCCTGGAGCTGCCAGCCGGCGTGCACCAGCTCTGCCGCTGCGGCCGCAGCCGCCATGGCTGGATCTGTGATGGCGCCCACCTCGGCACCGGCTGGGTGTCACGCGAGCTACGGCTTGATCAGGCCAGCACGGTGATGGTCTGCGGCTGCGGCCACTCCCACCGCTACCCGCTGTGCGATGGCCGCCACGCCAGGCCAGCGGGCCGCAGACATTGGTGGACGTGGTGGGCCTGA
- a CDS encoding tetratricopeptide repeat protein: MNLSPFRSRSRILNLLLTSLLFTPGWQPMEASVLSLGRANTTLSGQEVESIVNESLRQGMLQEEGRVRDSVEEEVARSFGSTMKLIQFLLGVLAILPVLLGVAVFVLRSSIIRQIVDEATRIANAEVSSRISEVLADFQDSLQQKADAALAGFHGDLEQKAESYDADHKSLIEKYDIGLNSLMEKVRGQLQPTINSQLQAEDSSSVLCADSSSSESMPYNSEHKKAWLCSRQGVCAMRDMNYGSAIADFDNAIRLNASEYAFYLMKASALYEMRRHEEALAVAEDALCVNSQAAVIWQMKAILLMRLGRFKEALVACEKATAIDDMDFRSWDMKAWIYNNLDMRVEARKAAEKSKEIENL; this comes from the coding sequence ATGAACTTGTCACCCTTCCGCAGTCGTTCGCGGATCCTGAACCTGCTGCTTACAAGTTTACTTTTCACGCCTGGCTGGCAACCAATGGAAGCTTCGGTGCTCTCTCTAGGAAGAGCCAATACCACCTTGTCTGGACAAGAAGTTGAGAGCATAGTTAACGAAAGCCTGAGGCAAGGAATGCTTCAGGAGGAAGGTAGAGTTCGCGACAGCGTAGAGGAGGAGGTTGCGCGTTCATTTGGATCTACAATGAAATTGATTCAGTTCTTGTTGGGAGTTCTAGCCATTCTCCCGGTTCTCCTTGGTGTAGCAGTTTTCGTGCTTCGAAGCAGCATTATACGGCAGATAGTTGACGAAGCAACGCGCATTGCTAATGCTGAAGTCTCAAGCAGAATATCTGAAGTACTAGCAGACTTTCAAGATAGTCTGCAGCAAAAGGCTGATGCTGCACTAGCTGGTTTTCATGGTGACTTAGAGCAGAAGGCTGAATCCTATGACGCAGATCATAAGTCTTTAATTGAAAAGTATGATATTGGACTCAACTCCTTAATGGAGAAGGTGCGTGGTCAATTGCAGCCGACTATTAATTCGCAACTGCAAGCGGAAGATTCTTCATCTGTGCTTTGTGCTGATTCATCCTCCTCGGAGAGCATGCCTTACAACAGCGAGCATAAAAAAGCTTGGCTGTGCTCAAGACAGGGTGTTTGCGCCATGCGTGATATGAACTATGGAAGCGCAATAGCCGACTTCGATAATGCAATTAGATTAAATGCTAGCGAGTATGCATTCTACCTAATGAAAGCCAGCGCACTGTACGAAATGAGGCGCCATGAGGAGGCCCTTGCAGTTGCGGAAGATGCCCTGTGCGTGAACAGTCAGGCTGCTGTCATCTGGCAAATGAAGGCAATCTTGCTGATGCGGTTAGGAAGGTTCAAGGAAGCTCTTGTTGCATGTGAAAAGGCAACCGCGATTGATGATATGGATTTCAGGTCTTGGGATATGAAGGCATGGATCTACAATAATCTGGACATGCGAGTTGAAGCACGAAAAGCTGCAGAGAAGTCGAAAGAAATTGAGAATCTGTAA
- a CDS encoding conjugal transfer protein TrbI, whose amino-acid sequence MNATQEKPATLQCACPACHCTVQADSPFRNGALLFCSEVCAKGHPNGESCHAACGCECYG is encoded by the coding sequence ATGAACGCGACCCAGGAGAAACCCGCCACGCTGCAGTGCGCCTGCCCGGCCTGCCACTGCACGGTGCAAGCGGACAGCCCGTTCCGCAACGGCGCCCTGCTTTTTTGCAGCGAGGTCTGCGCCAAGGGGCACCCCAACGGTGAGTCCTGTCATGCCGCCTGTGGCTGTGAATGCTATGGCTGA
- a CDS encoding DUF3721 domain-containing protein — MNQPHTTRLLPYQRWALLAALAAAAISPLLTTAPAEAHMKGMFKTKQEAEKRADELKCKGVFPMGSLWMPCANEQQLHKALQNE, encoded by the coding sequence ATGAACCAGCCCCACACCACCCGCCTGCTGCCCTACCAACGCTGGGCCCTGCTGGCTGCCCTGGCAGCGGCAGCCATCTCCCCACTTCTCACCACGGCACCGGCTGAGGCCCATATGAAGGGCATGTTCAAGACCAAGCAGGAAGCCGAAAAGCGTGCTGACGAGCTCAAGTGCAAGGGTGTTTTCCCTATGGGCTCCCTGTGGATGCCCTGCGCCAATGAACAGCAGTTGCACAAGGCGCTACAGAACGAATGA
- a CDS encoding DJ-1/PfpI family protein, with amino-acid sequence MSPDPSTGTSAGTLAATGIGTFGILLFPGVEELDAIGPWEMAALWARQPSGPEQCLMIGQGEVPITCAKGMVLLPHASFATAPPLDVLLVPGGQGTRTEVSNPELIAFIRRQSASCRAVLSDCTGAFLLHAAGLLGGRRATTHWASLERLRALGDVDVVEERFPRDGAIWSAAGISSGIDLMLSFIAETGGEDAAAQVQLESEYFPALKVYGTAASSGNGSAYFRTS; translated from the coding sequence ATGTCGCCAGACCCGTCCACCGGCACCTCCGCCGGCACCCTGGCCGCCACCGGAATTGGGACCTTCGGGATTCTGCTGTTCCCTGGGGTCGAGGAGCTCGACGCCATCGGACCCTGGGAGATGGCCGCCCTGTGGGCGCGCCAGCCGAGCGGCCCTGAACAGTGTCTGATGATCGGCCAGGGGGAGGTCCCGATCACCTGTGCCAAGGGGATGGTGCTGCTGCCCCACGCCAGCTTCGCCACCGCTCCGCCGCTGGATGTGCTGCTGGTGCCGGGCGGCCAGGGGACCCGCACCGAGGTGTCCAATCCCGAGCTGATCGCCTTCATCCGGCGCCAGTCGGCCAGCTGCCGGGCCGTGCTCTCGGACTGCACCGGCGCTTTCCTGCTGCACGCCGCCGGCCTGCTCGGTGGCCGGAGGGCCACCACCCATTGGGCTTCCCTCGAGCGCCTGCGGGCCCTCGGCGACGTGGATGTGGTGGAGGAGCGCTTCCCCCGAGACGGGGCCATCTGGAGCGCGGCCGGCATCTCCTCGGGCATCGATCTGATGCTGTCGTTCATTGCTGAAACCGGTGGGGAAGATGCGGCCGCCCAAGTACAGCTGGAATCGGAATACTTCCCGGCTCTGAAGGTTTACGGGACGGCAGCCAGCAGCGGCAACGGATCGGCCTACTTCAGGACATCTTGA
- a CDS encoding DUF3721 domain-containing protein has product MASGTARAQDYDMFPSKAAAEQRAKELKCSGVFAMGKDWMPCQNFEAYQKAVSKEK; this is encoded by the coding sequence TTGGCCTCTGGCACCGCCCGAGCCCAGGACTACGACATGTTCCCGAGCAAGGCCGCTGCAGAACAGCGTGCCAAGGAGCTGAAGTGCAGCGGTGTCTTTGCGATGGGCAAAGACTGGATGCCCTGTCAGAACTTTGAGGCCTATCAAAAGGCGGTCTCCAAGGAGAAGTGA
- a CDS encoding DUF302 domain-containing protein, which translates to MDPFFIRDTPKSFEETSSALQEAVVDQDFGVLAVHDLGNTLRSKGLPFPEQCRIFEVCNPQQAAAVLSTTMALSLALPCRISVYTEAGQTRLGMIRPEAMLAGRSADPALKEVARAVESSTTAIIEAAAA; encoded by the coding sequence ATGGATCCGTTCTTCATTCGCGACACGCCGAAATCCTTCGAGGAGACCAGTAGCGCCCTCCAGGAGGCGGTGGTGGACCAGGACTTCGGCGTGCTGGCCGTCCATGATCTGGGCAACACTCTGCGCAGCAAGGGCCTGCCGTTCCCGGAGCAGTGCCGCATCTTCGAGGTGTGCAACCCCCAGCAGGCCGCCGCGGTGCTCAGCACCACGATGGCGCTCAGCCTGGCACTGCCCTGCCGGATCTCCGTCTACACAGAAGCCGGCCAGACCCGCCTTGGCATGATCCGCCCCGAGGCGATGCTTGCGGGCCGCTCGGCCGATCCCGCCCTGAAGGAAGTGGCCCGCGCGGTGGAGTCCTCCACCACGGCGATCATCGAGGCCGCTGCGGCTTAG
- a CDS encoding DUF2459 domain-containing protein — MLLLSVLLELVGRHLLHVVVVHEPRAPLVRLPQPPVGRYTVLVADWGHHTSIVVQQPPGWRLGPPGAEAAPFLEFAWGDRRYFHGGERGPQDLVAALFLPTDSVLFLAGHPDPPRLAGTVAVWERQVESPTLQALLNTLERSARRDRDGARLPALPRRPGQGGRFVPAHGAYLWTRNCNGWTVGRLQEAGLATGATGVVVAAQVPGRLVGFRPVADQDKSSSPTVSVALHTRRSHGLSLPHSPA; from the coding sequence ATGCTGTTGCTTTCGGTCCTGCTGGAGCTGGTGGGACGGCACCTGCTGCACGTCGTTGTGGTCCACGAGCCCCGTGCTCCCCTGGTGCGGCTGCCCCAGCCACCGGTGGGGCGCTACACGGTGCTGGTGGCGGACTGGGGCCACCACACCTCGATCGTGGTGCAGCAACCACCTGGCTGGAGGCTCGGTCCTCCGGGGGCCGAAGCGGCGCCGTTCCTGGAGTTCGCCTGGGGTGACCGGCGCTACTTCCACGGGGGAGAGCGCGGTCCCCAGGACCTGGTGGCCGCCCTGTTCCTGCCCACCGACTCGGTGCTCTTCCTCGCCGGCCATCCCGATCCGCCGCGGCTGGCGGGTACGGTCGCCGTGTGGGAGCGACAGGTGGAGTCCCCCACCCTGCAGGCCCTGCTCAACACCCTGGAGCGCAGCGCCCGGCGCGACCGCGACGGCGCGCGCCTCCCCGCCCTGCCTCGGCGGCCCGGCCAGGGGGGCCGTTTTGTCCCGGCCCATGGCGCCTATCTCTGGACCCGCAACTGCAACGGGTGGACCGTGGGGCGCCTCCAGGAGGCCGGGCTCGCCACCGGAGCGACTGGGGTGGTGGTCGCCGCCCAGGTGCCAGGGCGTCTAGTCGGCTTTCGGCCCGTGGCCGACCAGGACAAAAGTTCATCTCCAACTGTGTCTGTGGCTCTCCACACGCGGCGGTCCCACGGTCTTTCTCTGCCGCACAGCCCGGCCTAG
- a CDS encoding VOC family protein — MGSIKIAGIDHVVLRCRDLERMERFYTDVLGCTVVRRNEPLGLIHLRAGSGLIDLAAVHGELGRRGGAAPGKEGHNLDHICLRVEPFDEVPLRAHLRRQGIEAGPLHHTFGAEGVGPALYLQDPEGNSIEIKGPAEH, encoded by the coding sequence ATGGGCAGCATCAAGATCGCCGGCATCGACCATGTGGTGCTGCGCTGCAGGGATCTGGAGCGGATGGAGCGCTTCTACACCGATGTGCTGGGCTGCACCGTGGTCCGACGCAATGAACCACTCGGCCTGATCCACCTGAGGGCCGGCAGCGGCCTGATCGATCTGGCGGCGGTCCATGGGGAACTGGGTCGCCGGGGAGGGGCGGCGCCGGGAAAGGAGGGGCACAACCTCGACCACATCTGTCTGAGGGTCGAACCCTTTGACGAAGTCCCCCTGCGGGCCCATCTGCGCCGTCAGGGCATCGAGGCCGGCCCACTGCATCACACTTTCGGGGCCGAAGGTGTCGGGCCGGCCCTCTACCTGCAGGATCCGGAGGGGAACAGCATCGAGATCAAAGGTCCGGCGGAACACTGA
- a CDS encoding MauE/DoxX family redox-associated membrane protein, whose amino-acid sequence MSRTLLKQPVSLHRIATPDHLCPYGQLAEDLLKQQGIPFEDHLLTSQDEVERFKATHGVVTTPQLFAAGERVGGYTDLARRLGVRPRKPGGRTYRPVIAVFTTAGLIALALGIGLQGFMGVALALLACLKLMDPSAFATSFRKYARLSQRWRPYAGLYPYLELLVGLAVLAGQAIPPIGVMATLMGLEGAISVIQAVYIDKLDLNCACVGGNSRTPLGLVSVLENVAMVAMGLLMLSGN is encoded by the coding sequence ATGTCCAGGACCTTGCTCAAGCAGCCCGTCAGCCTGCATCGCATCGCCACGCCGGATCATCTCTGCCCCTACGGCCAACTCGCCGAGGACCTGCTGAAGCAGCAAGGGATTCCCTTTGAAGACCATCTCCTCACCAGCCAGGACGAGGTGGAGCGCTTCAAGGCGACCCATGGCGTGGTCACCACGCCGCAGCTGTTCGCTGCCGGCGAGCGGGTCGGTGGCTACACCGATCTGGCCCGGCGGCTGGGGGTAAGACCCCGCAAGCCTGGCGGACGCACCTACCGGCCTGTGATCGCTGTGTTCACCACCGCAGGCCTGATCGCCCTGGCGCTCGGCATCGGGCTTCAGGGCTTCATGGGCGTGGCACTGGCCCTGCTCGCCTGCCTCAAGCTGATGGATCCATCCGCCTTCGCAACGTCGTTCCGGAAATACGCCAGGCTCAGCCAGAGGTGGCGACCCTATGCCGGCCTTTATCCCTATCTGGAACTGCTGGTGGGGCTCGCCGTCCTGGCTGGCCAGGCCATCCCTCCGATCGGAGTGATGGCAACGTTGATGGGGTTGGAAGGCGCGATATCGGTGATCCAGGCGGTCTACATCGACAAGCTCGATCTGAACTGCGCCTGCGTGGGTGGCAACAGTCGAACACCGCTCGGTCTTGTCAGCGTTCTGGAGAACGTGGCCATGGTGGCGATGGGTCTGCTGATGCTGAGCGGAAACTGA
- a CDS encoding DUF305 domain-containing protein yields MRPSRFTATLIGLASALTVAAPALAQMPGGMNHEGHHGMPGMMNMPGMSAPAGSAPAHAAHAHDVGPAGATYDLRFIDGMVQHHTGALRMSEFVFNIGQPGVGALGKTIWRDQANEIRAMGLWRKAWYPQAPVYPVALAKGGDPNSLSGLTRMSQAQIDGMRMMGPLPTRDNRVVWFLEGMINHHGGALMMAHDALAKSTNPTIRRFARGVIVAQRAEIIELRRMLAVEGLRKPEYSKYDALFRL; encoded by the coding sequence ATGCGCCCATCCCGCTTCACCGCCACCTTGATCGGTCTGGCCTCTGCCCTCACCGTTGCGGCGCCTGCCCTGGCCCAGATGCCCGGTGGAATGAATCACGAAGGGCACCACGGCATGCCAGGGATGATGAACATGCCTGGGATGTCTGCTCCGGCCGGATCCGCCCCAGCACATGCCGCCCACGCCCACGACGTGGGCCCGGCCGGTGCCACCTACGACCTGCGCTTCATCGATGGGATGGTGCAGCACCACACCGGCGCCCTGCGGATGAGTGAATTCGTCTTCAACATCGGCCAACCTGGTGTGGGCGCCCTCGGCAAGACGATCTGGCGCGATCAAGCCAACGAGATCCGGGCCATGGGCCTCTGGCGCAAGGCCTGGTATCCCCAGGCGCCCGTCTATCCCGTGGCCTTGGCGAAAGGCGGTGATCCGAACAGCCTCAGCGGCCTCACCCGCATGAGCCAGGCCCAAATCGATGGCATGCGCATGATGGGCCCACTTCCCACCCGGGACAACCGTGTGGTGTGGTTCCTCGAAGGGATGATCAACCACCACGGCGGGGCGCTGATGATGGCCCACGACGCCCTGGCCAAGAGCACCAACCCCACGATCCGCCGCTTCGCCAGGGGGGTGATCGTGGCCCAGCGCGCCGAAATCATCGAACTGCGCCGGATGCTGGCGGTGGAGGGCCTGCGCAAGCCTGAGTACAGCAAATACGACGCTCTTTTTCGTCTTTGA